A portion of the Pseudarthrobacter defluvii genome contains these proteins:
- the rpmH gene encoding 50S ribosomal protein L34 produces MSKRTFQPNNRRRAKKHGFRLRMRTRAGRAILAARRGKGRIELSA; encoded by the coding sequence GTGAGCAAGCGGACTTTTCAGCCGAATAACCGCCGTCGAGCCAAGAAGCACGGCTTCCGCCTTCGTATGCGTACCCGTGCCGGCCGTGCCATCCTGGCAGCCCGTCGTGGCAAGGGCCGCATCGAACTGTCGGCCTAA
- the rnpA gene encoding ribonuclease P protein component: MLAARNRLRTSTDFSTTVRSGVRNGRRNVVLYAVAIAADEPSRIGFIVSKSVGNAVVRNLVKRRLREAAAASLREHGTGLAIVVRALPASATASWDQLLSDYNAALGSALNRLAGRPSRAAAKGSAGTTQEGTTRA; the protein is encoded by the coding sequence GTGCTGGCCGCCCGCAACCGCCTGAGGACTTCAACCGATTTTTCAACAACTGTACGTTCCGGTGTCCGCAATGGGCGCCGGAACGTAGTGTTATATGCGGTAGCCATTGCTGCCGACGAACCCAGCCGGATCGGGTTCATTGTTTCCAAGAGTGTAGGGAACGCTGTGGTCAGGAACCTCGTTAAGAGGAGACTGAGGGAAGCAGCTGCTGCATCGCTGCGCGAGCACGGTACGGGACTCGCCATCGTGGTGCGGGCGCTTCCTGCGTCTGCCACCGCCAGCTGGGACCAGCTGCTGTCGGACTACAACGCTGCACTGGGATCTGCGCTGAACCGGCTGGCCGGCCGCCCTTCACGGGCTGCCGCCAAAGGTTCGGCCGGTACAACACAGGAGGGGACAACGCGTGCCTAA